The uncultured Eubacteriales bacterium region GGTGGGCATGGCGATGCAGCTGGCCGTCCTATGCGTACCGCCGCTCCAGGCAGTCTTCTCCACCGTGCCTATGAGTCCCGTTGAGTGGGCCGTGGTGCTGGGCCTGGCGGTGACCCCCCTGGTGGTATGCGAGCTCGTCAAGGCAATCCGCCGCCTGAAGAAATAAGAGAGCGCCCCGGCCATTTGACCGGGGCGCTGTTTCTATCATAAATTATTGGGCGGGCTCGACGACCGCAGCGGCGTCGATAACCTCGGTCGGCTCGGCGTCCTCCGAGGGGACCTCACGGATGAGAATGAACGGGGTGAGCTGGCGATCCTGCCCCGCGGGGTTGTCCCGGATGAGGTTCAGCAGCTCCTTGTCGCTCTGGGTGAGACTGGCGCAGTGGCCCAGCATCTCTACGTTCAGATCGTTCGCGTCCACGATCATGGAGAGGATGCCGGTTTTTTCATAAATTTCATCGCATACGCCGGCGGGGTTTTCAGGGATGCGCACGCCCATGTGAGCGTACTCGGGGATCTCGTGCCCATAGAACCCGTCGAGACCGGAGACTTCCTGGCCCAGCATGACATAGAAGGTGCCCTTCTTGCCCCGCAGCTTGTCAAACGCGGCGCACACGGCGGCCCACAGTACTTTGCCCAGGCCGCACACATTGATGGCAAATTGCATTTTGACGGGCAGGCCCATGCCGGGGCCTGCTGAGGTCTGGTGTACAAACCGGGACAAGAGCTTGGCCCAAAAACCGGGCTTTACCTGCGCCTCGGTCACCACACGCTTTTGGCACATGGCGATAACCTTTTCGCTCATGGACAGAATATCCCCCTCCTGATAGTGAGGGCGTACATACTGCTCCATCAAATCAATGTAGCTCTCGCCTACCTGGACGAAGTGGGTTTGAATGGCGTGGCGGGCGTAGGTCTTTCCATTCGCCTCGACGGTGACGCTCTTCCCTTCGTTGGCCTGAAACTCCATATAGATAACAACCTCTTTTGTATATTAGTTGTTCGTATTATACCACAGACGGAGGAGAACGCAAACAAAAAGACGAGGCCTATCGGGAAGAACATATATATAGTGGTAGTATGGAACGGG contains the following coding sequences:
- a CDS encoding conserved hypothetical protein (Evidence 4 : Homologs of previously reported genes of unknown function): MEFQANEGKSVTVEANGKTYARHAIQTHFVQVGESYIDLMEQYVRPHYQEGDILSMSEKVIAMCQKRVVTEAQVKPGFWAKLLSRFVHQTSAGPGMGLPVKMQFAINVCGLGKVLWAAVCAAFDKLRGKKGTFYVMLGQEVSGLDGFYGHEIPEYAHMGVRIPENPAGVCDEIYEKTGILSMIVDANDLNVEMLGHCASLTQSDKELLNLIRDNPAGQDRQLTPFILIREVPSEDAEPTEVIDAAAVVEPAQ